A stretch of DNA from Euzebya rosea:
AGGATGCGGAAGCTCTGAGCGTTGCCCTCAAAGCCTTCTGCCCCATCCTCTGCTGCAAGGTGGTTCAGTACCTCTTCCCCCACATGTCCGAACGGTGGGTGCCCGAGGTCGTGTGCCAATGCAGCAGCCTCGACGGCCTCTGGGTTCGGACGTGGTAGGCCGTCGGCAGCCCCCGCCTGTAGGCGCTCCGCCAAGCGTCGGGCGACTTGACCGACCTTCAGCGAGTGGGTGAGGCGGTTGTGATAGACCTCGCCTTCATCCGCGGAGACGACCTGAGAAACCCCACCGAGTCTGCGAAACGCTGATGAGTACAGGATGCGGTCGCGGTCCCGTGCCGCTACTAGACGAGAGTCCACGTCTGGCGTGGGCCCATGCCTGCGCTCATGGACCGTCAAGCCGGCGAATTCTCAGCACTGCGGAGGTACAACCGATTCTTGCGGGTAACGCGAAGCGGGCCATGACTCGCCAGATATGAGACGGCAAGAGAGGCTTCGGCGCTGCGGCGACCACCGCGGGTGAGCGTACGGACGGCCTCCACGGGCGATAGGCCATCCGGTGCGCCCTCGAGTGCCTCCCTGAGTTCCTCCAGGGCACCCTCAAATTCGTCAGCCATGCAGCACGCTCCTTCAACTGGTCCCAGCACGTCTACAGGGTGGTTATACCGCCGCGGTGCGACAACGGTCGGGAGTCGACCCGGCCGCATGGCCGCAAGTTCCGCGAGGGGCACTACGACAGTGAAGCCTTGGCCGCGGGGCGTTGCCGATGCCGGAACGCAAGAAGCCGGGCCACGCTCGGGTCCTTCCGGTGGCGGCCTACGGCAGGCCCGGGGTGCCGGGTGCTCGTCGGGCAAAGCGCCCCCACGATGACAGCCGTCCAACCTTGTTGCACGCTGCAGCGGACGCCCCGATGTAAGGGCTGTCCGCACTTGGGTGGTCGGCCCGGCCGAGAGGTCCCCCGGGGGCCGCAGTCGGGAATGCAAGTCTGTGTGCTGTCGTTGTGGATCGAGTCGCTGCTGCTTGAGCTTCGGCTGGACGGGACGAGGCAGGCCAACTGAACCGAGGCAGGTTCACCGAGGACGTCGGTGTGTGTGCCGGCTCCTGTCCGGGAGTCGGTGCCTACAGCGTAGGGATCGTCACCGTACTCCGCGGGTGGGATGTCGCCGATGAGCCCGGATCCGGCCAACGTGCCGCACTGTGGTCAGGCCGGGTCGTGGCTGTCCATACTTGCCCGCGGACCGCGCCGGCTAAGCCCACCCGGCGCACCAGCCGCTGGACGCGGGCAGTGTCTGATTGGAGGATCCCCTCCACGATGCAGCTGCTTCCAAACCTTCGGGGCGCCGTGACGCCGCGGCGGCCTGCCAAGAACGCCGGACATGGCCGCGCATAACCACGCCGGTGTGCTCCCGGAGAGGTCGCGGCGCCGCCCGGCTCGGGCCTCGGATTCCCCCGGCTCGCTTCAAGGACGATGAGCCGGACATGCCGAGCATCACGACGCCGGCGCCACTACGCTGCGACACGGGTCCTCTTTGATGGTCTTGGCTCGTCCTTGATGCCGCAAACATCAGGGGCTATCCCCATTCATCTTGGACCATCCGCCGGACCCCTCCATGAAGGAGACGCAGCAAATGGGACGGAATAGCGCCAGCGTCGATCAAACTGCCTCAGGAGGGGCGAGCCTGGCATGGCTTCTTCACCCGGTCGATACGGGGATCTTTCTGCGTGAGTACTGGGATCAGAGGCCCCTGTTCATTGATAGGGGCAATTCGCGGTACCACGACTCGTTGCCAGGATTGGCAGAAGTGGATGGACTGCTAAGCACCGGCGTGTATAGCGCAGATCGGCTGGATGGTCGTCTGATGCAGACCGGCCCGGACGGCGCTGTTTCGCGGCGCGCCTTTAGTATCACTGCTGAGGGGCGTCTGGATCTTCACGATGTCTACGAGGCCTACGACAGCGGCTACACCGTCATCCTAAACCGAATCGAGTCGCGGTCCGCGGTCCTCGGCGCACTCTGCCGTAGGTTGGAGGAGGACCTTAACCACAGAGTGGGTGCGAACCTCTATTTGACCCCCGCGGGTACCCAAGGTGCTAACCCCCACATAGACAGTCACGACGTCCTCTTGGTTCAGATTCACGGTTCTAAGACATGGAGGGTGTCTGCGGAGAGCATCAAGCGGAATCGAGCGGGCGCCGATCCTGGTCAGCGGATCGAACTCGGCGAACATGACGAGTGGACCCTCGTCGAAGGTGATGCCCTCTACATCCCGCACGGCTTCGTCCATGCGGGAGTCACGCACGATACGTCATCGTTGCACATCACCTTTGGTTTCAACGTATTGACGTGGGCGGACCTGCTAACCGAGACGCTGGACCGGATCGCTTCTTCCAGCGAAGAACTGCAGCGACCGTTGCCGCTAGGTCACCTCGGTAAGCCGATAGATGAGAACACCGTCACCATGTTGCAGAACCAACTCATCAGCGCACTCACAAAGGAGGAGTTGCGTGCAGCGCAGCTCTCCCTCGGTTCAAAGTTGCTGGCTCGACACACGTCCTCAACAGGGCACTTTCCTTCGCTGGACGCCGTCGCCGCGTTGGACTTGGAGACACGGGTTGGCCGGGGGTTTGAAGGTCCCCATCGCTTCAGAGTCGCGGAAGAGCGTCTGACTTGCGAGTTTCCTGGGAACTTCGTGACCGTCCCCGCTTCCCTAGCGCCAGCGCTCCGGTATGCTCTCTCACGACCGACCTTCCGGGTAGGTGAGCTGCCAGGCGGCCTCTCTGAACGGCAAAGGATCGACTTCATCGCCAGGCTGATTCGTGACGGCCTGCTGGCGGTATTCGAGAGCGAAAGGGGTTAGTGATATGAGTATCGAAACCAAGACAGAGGCCGAATTCGACGACGCGATCGCAGCGATCGAATCGCGGGTTGACCGGGCGCAGTCCGATCGTGTTGACTTCCCCCGTGCTGGGCTGGAACCATCGTTCGTACTGCAGCGTTCCAAGAACGTTGAGGATTGGGACGGCGACAACAGCGTTACCAAGGTTTAGGCGGAAGTGCCCAACATGCCCTGGTCATTCCGGCCGGAACATGGCAGGGCCGTGCAACTGAGAAGCGGACTGGAACAGGAGTTGTACTCCAGTTTCATCAACCTCCTGGAGCGAGTTGAACTAGCTTTCCAGTTGCCGAGACATTCGTTGGCGCAGGTGGCTCCACTATCTTGTCGCGATTCTGCCATCCGACCGAGCTTATTTACGAGCCATTGGATAATTGGAACCGCAGTCGAGTGTAATAGAACTGATGATTTGCTCCCAGCACTAAGAGAACTTCGGGGCGAGTCTTGCGTACCACTCGAGTTGGTGGTTTCAACGCGCTCAGACGACATGATTGATGCTGCAGCCCAAGAGTACATCGCGAGCGATGAGGGTCAGCGCAAGGCGCACTACGACAGCACTGGACTCCAACCTCTACCTGTGCATAGAGGCCTGACTGATTCCAACTTGACTGCTCTGCCACGGTTGGAGATCGATAACCTACGGGAACGGACTGCGGAGGCTCTCCACATCCTATCAGGTCTAGACCCTTCCCTGGTAGATGAAGTCCATCAGTACGTTCGACAGATCCGCTTCATCGGCAGTGACCGAATCGGTGGAATGAGCAGCGTCCGATTCTTCGGCGTCGTTTATCTGCGTAGACCCAGTGCGATGCCGGGGACCTTCGAGGAACTCGTGGAGATCGTCAACGGCATCGTTCACGAGACTTCTCATCTACATCTGCACGCTTTGATGGCGGCTGATCCACTCGTCCTCAACGTCAGCGACCGCTTCCCGTCGCCGCTAAGGAGAGATCACCGCCCGATGCTGGGCATCTTCCACGCGACATTTGTGCTGGCGAGGCTGATGCATATTCTTGGCCTTTGGGTGGCGGCAGAACCAAACCGAGAAGACTTGGTTGCGGCTAGGTTGGATGCCGAAACACGGCTGAGGAACGGGTTGACGACCGTCAGCGAGAACGGGGTCCTAACGCCACGGGGCGAGGAGGTCTTAGCAAGCATGGAGCAAGCGCTCCTTGCCTAGTATCTCGCAAGGCGTGGGCGCAGCTAGACAGGGCACGGGACCGCTAGAGTGCGAGCGGAAACGGGGACTGCCGCACGTTGTGGTACCGCGAGAGCGCTCGGCCTAGGCACCCGCCGCCGGTTCGCTTCGGCTATAGATGAGGACGGGAGCGCCTGCCCGTAACCCCCACCGCCAAGGGGATGACGACTGTTGCTGGGTGGGCTTCATCCGGCCGCCCGTAGTCTGTCGATCTCCCCGGATAATCACAGAGAGTTCTCGGCGCGGCCGCCCCCTTCTGGCAGAGACCTCCCCTCCCTGCTTGTGGCTGAGTACCCCGCATGTACGTCGCGCGTTCCTAGCTAGCGAGAAGGAAAGTATGTGCCCGCGAGCGCGAGATTCTGGGATCGGTCTCGCGCCAGTGCCGCCGCGATGTCGATGACCCTGTCCGTTGACCGAGCCCCCGGGTGGTTGGCGTCTGGATCATATGGCTCAGCGTGTGCTGTCCGATGCACGCGAACTGCTCGGTGATGCCGGGAGAGCATGACGTAGACGAACTGGCGGTAGGCCGTGTCGTCGACGAGCACGTGGGAGGTGTCGACGGTCCTGCCCTGGGCCTTTGGACGGTCGTGGCGTAGGCGTGGGCAAGGCCCCCGTTCTCCATGTAGTCGACCGGTAGCACGATGGCCTGGCCGTGGGCGTCGGTGGCGTGCACCTCGTCCGGGGTGATGGCGTCGATGGTGGCGATGGTGCCGTTGAGTACCCCAAGCAGGCGGTTGTTGCGCAGGCACAGGATCTGGTCGCCGACGCGGTACCCGGTGCCGCCGATGATCGTTTCTGGGCCGTACAGCGCTCCGGCCTCGTCCAGTCGTTCACGGGCGTGGGCGTTGAGGCGGTCGACTTGGTCTTGGCGGCCGGCGAGCATGGTTGTGGATAGGCCGACCCTGCGGTCATTCCACCAGCCTTGGACGACTGCGGCGACGGCCTGATCCGACGTGTCGTGGACGGTGTACCGCTCTGGCTGGGTGAAGTGGGCGAGGGCGACCGCGTCGTTGTGGTCGCGGATGGCGTTGACGGCGGCTCGTTCGGCGGGGTCCTGCTGCCGCCGGTTCGTGACGAGCTCCACGGTGTGGGAGTGGCGAGTGAGTGCGCGGAAAAAGCCGCCGGCGTCGATTTCGGGGAGCTGATGGTGGTCGCCGACCAGGATCAGGCGGGCGCCGACGGCGGCGGTGTGATCGATGAGGCGGGCGAGCTTGCGGGTTCCGATCATGGCGGCTTCGTCGATGACGATGACGTCGTTGTGCCGCAGAGGGTTGGTGTCAAGCTCGGCGAGGAGCCCGTCGACCGAGGCTGCGGCCATCCCCGTTTCCTCACCCAACTGCTGGGCCGTTCGTGCGGCCAAGGCGGCTCCCATGACAGTGCACCCTGCGGCTCGCCAGAGCGGGACTGCGGCGGCGAGGGCGGTGGTCTTGCCGGCGCCGGCGCGACCGACCACGACCTGCACACCCTCAGTGCCCGTGGTGATCTGGCGCACCATCCGGGCCTGTTCCTCAGCGAGGAACTGCTGGGCTGTGAGGACGCGATCGACGTGGGTGGGCTCGCAGCTCACCGTGGCCACGGCGGTCGACGCCTGCTCCAGGGCCCGTCGTTCGGTCTCCAGCAGATCGTGGGTCGAGTAGACGGTCTCGGTGCTCCCTGCCTCTCGGTGAGGACGGAGACCGGCCGGGGCGCCCGCCACGGTGAGGTCGGATCGGACCTCCAACTGTCGGGCCCGTCGGCGGGCCCTCCAGGTCAGCACGCCGACGGGGTCGCGGACTCCGTCCAAGGACTCGGCCAGCAGCTCGTTGGCGAGCTCGTCGGGGCGCGTCTCCGTGTTGGTGAGGATGCGCGACACGATGCCCCGCAGGGGCTGGCTCTCGTCGGCCGGGACTCCGGCCGCTGCCGCCAGGCGGGCCAGGGCCCGGTCGACGTCGGAGGAGACCGGGGAGGTGGGGGCGGGTTGGGAGAGCATGACGGCGACCCCCGCTTCGCTGTCGAGCGTTGCGTCGGTGAGACGCTCCAGCGTCTCAAGCGGGGCGCCTCGGGGCAGCCGGTCGCACCAGGCGCGGACGACGTCACGGCGGCGGAAGGTCGAGGTGCGTTCCGTCAATCCGTTGGGACCGCCCAGCGCCAGCATGACTTGGTCGGCGTCGATGTCATCGAGCTCCCGGCGATGGTCTTGGAACAGCAGCCGCCCCACGCGATCAGGACCGAAGTCGATGGCTTCCGCGCGGCTGGTCCAGCGATCGTTCAGCGTCGCGGCGCTGACGCCGTACTCCTTGCGTTGCCGCGTTGCCGCGTGGCCAGGGTGGCGACCTGGGCGGCCTTCGCGGAGGAGTGCCCGGTCGCGTCGAGTGCGGCGAGGATGTCGGCGCGACGGCGGGAGAAGTGCTCAATGACCTCTCGCGGAACGCCCTGTAGGTCGGCGGCGCCGTTGACCACTGGCTGCCATGCCACCCCGAGGGCGGACGTGAGCTCGTGGCGGAGCACCGCTTGGTAGACGAAGCCGGCGGTCTTGGAGTGGGTGTAGAGCAGCCGGCCGTTGAGGGTGCGCCAGCGGTCGTCGTCGGGGGTGTGGGCGAGGTTGGCGACCAGCACGTGGCTGTGCAGCAGCGGGTCGCCGGCGCGGGAGGTGCGGTGGCGGAACACCGCGGCGACGGCGCCGTCGGCCTCGACGTGATCGACCCCGTTGGTGCCGCGGCGGGTGCCGATCGCGTGTCGCTCGAGGAACTCCAACGCGGTGGCGACCGCCCGGTCGTGACACGCCCGCACCTCCTCGGCCACGTCGGGCGTGCTCAGCGCCCACAGCAGCGACACCGACTTGGGGGCTCGGAAGGTCAGGTCGAAGCCTGGGAGCCGCGGCCCCCCGAACCCGCGGAGGAGCTTGTCGCCAGTTCGGGGATGGACGCCGGCCAGGACGGCCTCCAGGTCCGACGCGGTGACCCGACC
This window harbors:
- a CDS encoding aKG-HExxH-type peptide beta-hydroxylase, whose product is MIDAAAQEYIASDEGQRKAHYDSTGLQPLPVHRGLTDSNLTALPRLEIDNLRERTAEALHILSGLDPSLVDEVHQYVRQIRFIGSDRIGGMSSVRFFGVVYLRRPSAMPGTFEELVEIVNGIVHETSHLHLHALMAADPLVLNVSDRFPSPLRRDHRPMLGIFHATFVLARLMHILGLWVAAEPNREDLVAARLDAETRLRNGLTTVSENGVLTPRGEEVLASMEQALLA
- a CDS encoding cupin domain-containing protein translates to MKETQQMGRNSASVDQTASGGASLAWLLHPVDTGIFLREYWDQRPLFIDRGNSRYHDSLPGLAEVDGLLSTGVYSADRLDGRLMQTGPDGAVSRRAFSITAEGRLDLHDVYEAYDSGYTVILNRIESRSAVLGALCRRLEEDLNHRVGANLYLTPAGTQGANPHIDSHDVLLVQIHGSKTWRVSAESIKRNRAGADPGQRIELGEHDEWTLVEGDALYIPHGFVHAGVTHDTSSLHITFGFNVLTWADLLTETLDRIASSSEELQRPLPLGHLGKPIDENTVTMLQNQLISALTKEELRAAQLSLGSKLLARHTSSTGHFPSLDAVAALDLETRVGRGFEGPHRFRVAEERLTCEFPGNFVTVPASLAPALRYALSRPTFRVGELPGGLSERQRIDFIARLIRDGLLAVFESERG
- a CDS encoding AAA family ATPase → MGRLLFQDHRRELDDIDADQVMLALGGPNGLTERTSTFRRRDVVRAWCDRLPRGAPLETLERLTDATLDSEAGVAVMLSQPAPTSPVSSDVDRALARLAAAAGVPADESQPLRGIVSRILTNTETRPDELANELLAESLDGVRDPVGVLTWRARRRARQLEVRSDLTVAGAPAGLRPHREAGSTETVYSTHDLLETERRALEQASTAVATVSCEPTHVDRVLTAQQFLAEEQARMVRQITTGTEGVQVVVGRAGAGKTTALAAAVPLWRAAGCTVMGAALAARTAQQLGEETGMAAASVDGLLAELDTNPLRHNDVIVIDEAAMIGTRKLARLIDHTAAVGARLILVGDHHQLPEIDAGGFFRALTRHSHTVELVTNRRQQDPAERAAVNAIRDHNDAVALAHFTQPERYTVHDTSDQAVAAVVQGWWNDRRVGLSTTMLAGRQDQVDRLNAHARERLDEAGALYGPETIIGGTGYRVGDQILCLRNNRLLGVLNGTIATIDAITPDEVHATDAHGQAIVLPVDYMENGGLAHAYATTVQRPRAGPSTPPTCSSTTRPTASSSTSCSPGITEQFACIGQHTLSHMIQTPTTRGLGQRTGSSTSRRHWRETDPRISRSRAHTFLLAS
- the mobF gene encoding MobF family relaxase, with translation MLNIGKLAVNGGEYYLEVVASGVEDYYLGAGEAPGWWTGNAASRLGVSGRVTASDLEAVLAGVHPRTGDKLLRGFGGPRLPGFDLTFRAPKSVSLLWALSTPDVAEEVRACHDRAVATALEFLERHAIGTRRGTNGVDHVEADGAVAAVFRHRTSRAGDPLLHSHVLVANLAHTPDDDRWRTLNGRLLYTHSKTAGFVYQAVLRHELTSALGVAWQPVVNGAADLQGVPREVIEHFSRRRADILAALDATGHSSAKAAQVATLATRQRGNARSTASAPRR